From the Nitratidesulfovibrio sp. genome, one window contains:
- a CDS encoding thiamine pyrophosphate-dependent enzyme — MQADERLALADDEQMAFEVPDVLVDRATHYCPGCHHGIAHRLVAEVLEEMNVVDDTICVASIGCSVFIYNYLAVDSVEAPHGRAPAVATGVKRARTDKIVFAYQGDGDLASIGLAEVMHAANRGERITIVFVNNTVYGMTGGQMAPTTLIGQKTTTCPGGRCRDREGMPIRMAEIIAGLGGVAYAARASLDSVKNIRAAKKAVRKAFDVQREGLGFGFVELLSGCPTNWRMDAVKANTRIREEMIPYFPLGVYKDVTEGEGVC; from the coding sequence ATGCAGGCTGACGAAAGACTGGCGCTCGCCGACGACGAGCAGATGGCCTTCGAGGTTCCCGACGTGCTGGTGGACCGCGCCACCCACTACTGCCCCGGCTGCCATCACGGCATCGCCCACCGCCTGGTGGCCGAAGTGCTGGAGGAAATGAACGTGGTGGACGACACCATCTGCGTGGCCTCCATCGGCTGTTCGGTGTTCATCTACAACTACCTGGCCGTGGATTCGGTAGAGGCTCCGCACGGGCGCGCCCCTGCCGTGGCCACCGGCGTCAAGCGGGCCCGCACGGACAAGATCGTGTTCGCCTACCAGGGTGACGGCGACCTTGCGTCCATCGGCCTTGCCGAGGTGATGCACGCCGCCAACCGGGGCGAGCGCATCACCATCGTGTTCGTGAACAACACCGTGTACGGCATGACCGGCGGCCAGATGGCCCCCACCACCCTCATCGGGCAGAAGACCACCACCTGCCCCGGTGGCCGCTGCCGCGACCGCGAGGGCATGCCCATCCGCATGGCCGAAATCATCGCCGGGCTTGGCGGGGTGGCCTATGCGGCCCGCGCCTCGCTGGACAGCGTGAAGAACATCCGCGCCGCCAAGAAGGCCGTGCGCAAGGCCTTTGACGTACAGCGAGAGGGCCTTGGCTTCGGCTTCGTGGAACTGCTGTCCGGCTGCCCCACCAACTGGCGCATGGACGCGGTGAAGGCCAATACCCGCATTCGCGAAGAGATGATCCCCTACTTTCCGCTGGGGGTGTACAAGGACGTGACCGAAGGCGAGGGGGTGTGCTGA
- a CDS encoding NAD-dependent epimerase, with translation MHILVTGAAGFIGYHLSRRFLEAGHTVVGLDCLNDYYDVQLKKDRLKQLEPCSGFTFAPLDMADDAGMDALFAAQKFTHVVNLAAQAGVRYSLQNPRSYVQSNLVGFGNILEGCRHNGVQHLVYASSSSVYGLNTAMPFSVHHNVDHPISLYAASKKANELMAHTYSHLYRLPTTGLRFFTVYGPWGRPDMALYLFTKAILEGRPINVFNEGRMRRDFTYIDDIVEGVVRVTERTPQPNPEWRGDAPDPSTSPAPYRIYNIGNNNAVELGRFIEILEDCLGRKAVRNLMPMQPGDVEATYADVDDLIRDTGFKPHTPLEQGIEAFVRWFRDYYKM, from the coding sequence ATGCATATTCTCGTCACCGGTGCCGCCGGGTTCATCGGCTATCATCTTTCGCGCCGCTTTCTGGAGGCAGGGCACACCGTGGTGGGCCTGGACTGCCTCAACGACTACTACGACGTGCAGCTGAAGAAGGACCGTCTGAAGCAGCTTGAACCCTGTTCCGGTTTTACCTTCGCCCCGCTGGACATGGCCGACGATGCAGGCATGGATGCCTTGTTCGCGGCGCAGAAGTTCACCCATGTGGTCAACCTGGCCGCGCAGGCCGGGGTGCGCTATTCGCTCCAGAATCCCCGCTCGTACGTGCAGTCCAACCTGGTGGGCTTCGGCAACATTCTGGAAGGATGCCGCCACAACGGCGTGCAGCACCTGGTCTACGCCTCTTCCAGCTCCGTCTATGGGCTGAACACGGCCATGCCTTTCAGCGTGCATCACAATGTGGACCACCCCATCAGCCTGTACGCTGCCTCCAAGAAGGCCAACGAGCTGATGGCCCACACGTACAGCCACCTGTACCGCCTGCCCACCACCGGCTTGCGCTTCTTTACCGTGTACGGCCCGTGGGGCAGGCCGGACATGGCCCTGTACCTGTTCACCAAGGCCATTCTGGAAGGCAGGCCCATCAATGTGTTCAACGAGGGGCGCATGCGCCGCGACTTCACCTACATCGACGACATCGTGGAAGGGGTTGTCCGCGTGACGGAGCGCACCCCGCAGCCCAACCCCGAATGGCGGGGCGATGCGCCGGACCCTTCCACCAGCCCGGCCCCGTACCGCATCTACAACATCGGCAACAACAATGCCGTCGAGCTTGGGCGGTTCATAGAGATTCTGGAAGATTGCCTGGGCCGCAAGGCGGTGCGCAACCTGATGCCCATGCAGCCTGGCGACGTGGAGGCCACGTACGCCGATGTGGACGACCTTATCCGCGATACCGGGTTCAAACCGCATACCCCGCTGGAGCAGGGCATAGAAGCCTTCGTGCGCTGGTTCCGCGACTACTACAAGATGTGA
- a CDS encoding 2-oxoacid:acceptor oxidoreductase family protein: MALYQDVIMAGFGGQGVMLIGNLLAYAGMNAGLNVTYIPVYGPEMRGGTANCTVVVSDEDIGSPIIQRPKSLIIMNQPSLDKFQPRLEDGGVQVLNASLVDASQAEARVRTVAVPANDIADKLGNTKMANMVALGAYVRATGVVDLDVVKKSLASVISAHYSHLIPKNADALQAGFDHVG, encoded by the coding sequence ATGGCGCTCTACCAGGACGTGATCATGGCCGGTTTCGGCGGCCAGGGCGTGATGCTGATCGGCAACCTGCTGGCCTACGCGGGCATGAACGCCGGGCTGAACGTGACGTACATTCCCGTGTACGGGCCGGAAATGCGCGGCGGCACCGCCAACTGCACGGTGGTGGTATCGGACGAGGACATCGGCTCGCCCATCATCCAGCGGCCCAAGAGCCTGATCATCATGAACCAGCCCTCGCTGGACAAGTTCCAGCCCCGGCTGGAAGACGGCGGGGTGCAGGTGCTCAATGCCTCGCTGGTGGACGCATCGCAGGCCGAGGCGCGCGTGCGCACCGTGGCCGTGCCCGCCAACGACATCGCCGACAAGCTTGGCAACACCAAGATGGCCAACATGGTGGCGCTGGGCGCCTACGTGCGGGCCACCGGGGTGGTGGACCTGGACGTGGTGAAGAAGAGCCTGGCCAGCGTCATTTCCGCCCACTACAGCCATCTGATTCCCAAGAACGCGGATGCGTTGCAGGCGGGCTTCGACCACGTCGGGTAA
- a CDS encoding ABC transporter ATP-binding protein, which translates to MTSDHTANTPPIIEARDLCKSYPATDGGAPAPVLRGVSLRVAPGEFVAVAGRSGSGKSTLLNVLASLTLPDSGTVLFDGQDITRVSEARRNRLRHSDFAVIFQAHHLMPYLTALENVLLPFMNVLAPVPAPMAEKGRRVLDRVGLSGKAGSLPGALSGGEQQRVAIARALVRDARVLFADEPTGSLDTATGEAIMELLAELGRDGLTTVMVTHNPEYARRAHRTLIMRDGLMVDSLD; encoded by the coding sequence ATGACTTCAGACCACACCGCCAACACCCCGCCCATCATCGAGGCGCGCGACCTTTGCAAGAGCTACCCGGCTACCGATGGCGGGGCGCCCGCGCCCGTGCTGCGCGGTGTTTCCCTGCGCGTGGCCCCCGGTGAATTCGTGGCCGTGGCGGGTCGTTCCGGCTCGGGCAAGTCAACCCTGCTGAACGTGCTGGCCTCGCTGACCCTGCCCGATTCGGGCACGGTGCTGTTTGACGGGCAGGACATCACCCGCGTGTCCGAGGCCCGGCGCAACCGCCTGCGCCACAGCGACTTTGCCGTGATCTTTCAGGCCCACCACCTGATGCCCTACCTGACTGCGCTGGAAAACGTGCTGCTGCCGTTCATGAACGTGCTTGCGCCAGTGCCAGCCCCCATGGCCGAAAAGGGCCGCCGCGTGCTGGACCGGGTGGGGCTTTCCGGCAAGGCAGGCTCACTTCCGGGCGCGCTTTCCGGCGGCGAGCAGCAGCGCGTGGCCATTGCCCGCGCCCTGGTACGAGACGCCCGCGTGCTGTTTGCCGACGAACCCACCGGCAGCCTGGACACCGCCACAGGCGAGGCCATTATGGAACTGCTGGCCGAACTTGGCCGCGACGGGCTGACCACGGTGATGGTTACCCACAACCCGGAGTACGCCCGCCGCGCCCACCGTACCCTGATCATGCGCGACGGCCTGATGGTGGACAGTCTGGACTGA
- a CDS encoding 3-methyl-2-oxobutanoate dehydrogenase subunit VorB — protein MPHNTTDTGTPERIFIKGNEAIAHGALAAGCRCYFGYPITPQNDIPEMMSYALPDAGGEFVQAESEVASANMLLGAAAAGIRALTSSSSPGISLMQEAISYMAGSELPGVIVNMNRGGPGLGDIGPSQGDYFQSVKGGGHGDYKLLVLAPATCQECYDMMVEAFDLAFKYRNPVMVLGDAIVGQMKEPVTPWKPAAVPATEAADWRLEGARGRKPRLLKSLFLEDGALAGQNRHLQAKYADMQAEARAESFLTDDAELIVVAYGSIGRIAKSAIRKLRAQGHKVGLVRPQTLFPFPGPLLRGLAEQGKRFLTIEHNCGQMVEDVRLSIRGIVDSAFYGHMPGEMPGSDDFLAPILDAMGGK, from the coding sequence ATGCCGCACAACACAACCGACACGGGCACGCCGGAACGCATCTTCATCAAGGGCAACGAGGCCATCGCCCACGGCGCGCTGGCCGCTGGCTGCCGCTGCTACTTCGGCTACCCCATCACCCCGCAGAACGACATTCCGGAAATGATGTCCTACGCCCTGCCCGACGCGGGCGGCGAATTCGTGCAGGCGGAAAGCGAGGTGGCATCGGCCAACATGCTACTGGGCGCCGCCGCCGCAGGCATCCGCGCGCTGACCTCGTCGTCCAGCCCCGGCATCTCGCTGATGCAGGAAGCCATCTCGTACATGGCGGGCAGCGAACTGCCCGGCGTGATCGTGAACATGAACCGGGGCGGCCCCGGCCTTGGCGACATCGGCCCCTCGCAGGGCGACTACTTTCAGTCGGTGAAGGGCGGCGGCCACGGCGACTACAAGCTGCTGGTACTGGCCCCGGCCACCTGCCAGGAATGCTACGACATGATGGTGGAGGCCTTCGACCTGGCCTTCAAGTACCGCAACCCGGTCATGGTGCTGGGCGACGCCATCGTGGGCCAGATGAAGGAACCGGTCACCCCGTGGAAGCCCGCCGCCGTGCCCGCCACCGAAGCCGCTGACTGGCGACTGGAAGGGGCCAGAGGCCGCAAGCCGCGCCTGCTGAAGTCGCTGTTCCTCGAGGACGGGGCGCTTGCAGGCCAGAACCGCCACTTGCAGGCCAAGTACGCCGACATGCAGGCCGAAGCCAGGGCGGAAAGCTTCCTGACGGACGATGCGGAACTGATCGTGGTGGCCTACGGGTCCATCGGGCGCATCGCCAAGTCCGCCATCCGCAAGCTGCGCGCCCAGGGCCACAAGGTGGGCCTGGTGCGGCCGCAGACCCTGTTCCCCTTCCCCGGTCCGCTGCTGCGCGGCCTGGCGGAACAGGGAAAGCGCTTCCTGACCATCGAGCACAACTGCGGCCAGATGGTGGAGGACGTGCGGCTTTCCATTCGCGGCATCGTGGATTCGGCCTTCTACGGGCACATGCCGGGCGAAATGCCCGGCTCTGACGATTTCCTCGCGCCCATTCTGGACGCCATGGGGGGCAAGTGA
- a CDS encoding 4Fe-4S dicluster domain-containing protein, producing the protein MSRVVFLDERCKGCLLCTTVCPKGIIVQSSRFNRQGYKVAEVPADAMKDCTGCASCALICPDVAIRVIKSRKAKKAGKE; encoded by the coding sequence ATGTCACGGGTCGTATTTCTGGACGAGCGCTGCAAGGGGTGCCTGTTGTGCACCACGGTGTGCCCCAAGGGCATCATCGTGCAGTCCTCGCGCTTCAACAGGCAGGGCTACAAGGTTGCCGAGGTACCGGCGGATGCCATGAAGGACTGTACCGGCTGCGCCTCGTGCGCGCTGATCTGTCCGGACGTCGCCATCCGCGTCATCAAGTCGCGCAAGGCCAAGAAGGCCGGGAAGGAGTAG
- a CDS encoding ABC transporter permease — protein sequence MNILTIPLRCARKKWLRTLSLFCIFTLGVASIVALREVSAVVGESLERKLTSFGANIMVSPARETLTVSYGGLPLGDLLLDEGHLAHAETARRIRSIEFNANIAAVAPKLVTMARIGSPDRTGGTAAPVAPLPVAVIGVDWPQELSLKGYWAIDGATPKTPEGALAGHTVAARLGLVPGSVVNVNGHAVTVTGVIGATGSDDDNVLLADIGFVQRIFNLPDKASFVEVAALCSGCPIDDIVAQLRTALPGQDIKALRHVVEQRMYSVHFAQHLALVVSLVILLTACAMVVMSMLSAVNERRREIGILRSVGFSRFGVFTVFASEALLVGVAAGLVGHLAGHGLALKVLALLHMADVAPPVFSPAALALTTGGIAAVSVLAAAFPAWKASRVEPAAALVSL from the coding sequence ATGAACATCCTGACCATTCCGTTGCGCTGCGCCCGCAAGAAGTGGCTGCGCACCCTTTCGCTGTTCTGCATCTTCACCCTGGGGGTGGCCTCCATCGTGGCCCTGCGCGAGGTGTCCGCCGTGGTGGGCGAAAGCCTGGAGCGCAAGCTGACCAGCTTTGGCGCCAACATCATGGTTTCCCCCGCGCGCGAGACGCTTACCGTCAGCTACGGCGGCCTGCCCCTGGGCGACCTGCTGCTGGACGAGGGGCATCTGGCCCATGCCGAAACGGCCCGGCGCATCCGGTCCATCGAGTTCAACGCCAACATCGCCGCCGTGGCCCCCAAGCTGGTGACCATGGCCCGCATCGGCTCGCCGGACAGGACGGGCGGCACCGCCGCACCCGTGGCCCCGCTGCCGGTGGCCGTTATTGGCGTGGACTGGCCGCAGGAACTTTCGCTGAAAGGCTACTGGGCCATAGACGGCGCCACCCCCAAGACCCCGGAAGGGGCGCTGGCGGGCCACACCGTGGCCGCGCGGCTGGGCCTTGTGCCGGGCAGCGTGGTGAACGTCAACGGCCACGCGGTGACCGTCACCGGGGTCATCGGGGCCACCGGCAGCGACGACGACAACGTGCTGCTGGCGGACATCGGCTTCGTGCAGCGGATCTTCAACCTGCCGGACAAGGCCAGCTTTGTGGAAGTGGCGGCCCTGTGCTCGGGCTGCCCCATCGACGACATCGTGGCCCAGTTGCGCACAGCGCTGCCGGGGCAGGACATCAAGGCCCTGCGCCACGTGGTGGAACAGCGCATGTATTCCGTGCACTTCGCCCAGCATCTGGCACTGGTGGTCAGCCTGGTCATCCTGCTCACGGCCTGCGCCATGGTGGTCATGTCCATGCTGTCCGCCGTCAACGAGCGGCGGCGCGAGATAGGCATCCTGCGTTCGGTGGGCTTTTCGCGCTTCGGGGTGTTCACCGTGTTCGCGTCCGAGGCTCTGCTGGTGGGCGTGGCCGCCGGGCTTGTCGGGCATCTGGCCGGGCACGGCCTGGCCCTGAAGGTGCTGGCGCTGCTGCACATGGCCGACGTGGCCCCGCCCGTGTTCAGCCCTGCCGCGCTGGCCCTGACGACGGGCGGCATCGCCGCCGTGTCCGTGCTGGCGGCGGCCTTTCCGGCGTGGAAGGCGTCGCGCGTGGAGCCTGCCGCTGCTCTTGTGTCCCTGTAG
- the coaBC gene encoding bifunctional phosphopantothenoylcysteine decarboxylase/phosphopantothenate--cysteine ligase CoaBC: protein MDAHLAFTRFTGRRLHLGVCGSIAAYKAPDFVRMWLDAGMDVGVTLTDAARRFIAPLTFAALGASPVFSTMFAGGAAPGDGAAGSSAPSPDDDVFGHLMPGQSAHAFVIAPASASTMARLAHGLADDMLSAQALAFPGPLVIAPAMNPKMWSSAATQDNVATLRRRGHVVVEPGCGRTACMEEGQGRLADPRDVYLHGLRAACPKDMQGRRVLVTLGPTREQWDGVRYWTNPSSGVMGASVAVALWLRGAEVQAVCGPGTPWLPMGIIRHDVTGARQMFDAADALWDGMDAGVFTAAVADFSPVPLGAEKFKKADAQDGFSVAFTPNPDILATLGRRKRNGQTVVGFAAETSGLAESMARKLTAKNADMIVGNLVGGADAGFGTATNRVTVLAQGAQPEEWPVLPKPDVAWRIVDWLARR from the coding sequence ATGGACGCGCATCTCGCCTTTACCCGCTTTACCGGTCGCAGGCTCCACCTTGGGGTCTGCGGCTCCATTGCGGCCTACAAGGCGCCCGATTTCGTACGCATGTGGCTCGACGCGGGAATGGACGTGGGCGTCACCCTTACCGATGCCGCCCGGCGGTTCATTGCACCGTTGACCTTCGCCGCGCTGGGCGCATCGCCGGTCTTTTCCACCATGTTTGCCGGAGGGGCTGCCCCCGGGGACGGTGCGGCGGGCTCCTCGGCCCCGTCACCTGACGACGACGTGTTCGGGCACCTCATGCCCGGCCAGTCTGCGCACGCCTTCGTCATTGCCCCTGCCAGCGCATCCACCATGGCCCGGCTTGCCCACGGCCTTGCGGACGACATGCTCTCGGCGCAGGCGTTGGCCTTTCCCGGCCCGCTGGTCATTGCCCCGGCCATGAACCCCAAGATGTGGTCCAGCGCCGCCACGCAGGACAACGTGGCCACCCTGCGCCGCAGGGGCCACGTGGTGGTGGAGCCCGGCTGCGGGCGCACCGCGTGCATGGAGGAAGGGCAGGGCAGGCTGGCCGACCCGCGCGATGTCTATCTGCACGGCCTGCGTGCGGCCTGCCCGAAGGACATGCAGGGCAGACGCGTGCTGGTCACCCTTGGCCCCACGCGTGAACAGTGGGACGGCGTGCGCTACTGGACCAACCCTTCCAGCGGCGTCATGGGTGCCTCCGTGGCAGTGGCCCTGTGGCTGCGCGGGGCAGAGGTGCAGGCCGTGTGCGGCCCCGGCACGCCGTGGCTGCCCATGGGCATCATCCGGCATGACGTGACCGGCGCGCGCCAGATGTTCGACGCCGCCGATGCGCTGTGGGATGGCATGGACGCGGGCGTGTTCACCGCTGCCGTTGCAGATTTCAGCCCCGTGCCGCTGGGTGCGGAAAAATTCAAGAAGGCCGACGCGCAGGACGGCTTCAGCGTGGCCTTCACCCCCAACCCGGACATTCTGGCCACCCTTGGCCGCCGCAAGCGGAATGGGCAGACGGTGGTGGGCTTTGCCGCCGAAACGTCCGGCCTTGCGGAAAGCATGGCCCGCAAGCTGACGGCCAAGAATGCGGACATGATCGTGGGCAATCTGGTGGGCGGCGCGGATGCCGGGTTCGGCACCGCAACCAACCGCGTCACCGTGCTGGCGCAAGGCGCGCAGCCGGAGGAATGGCCGGTGCTGCCCAAGCCCGACGTGGCATGGAGGATCGTGGATTGGCTCGCCCGCCGTTAG
- the queA gene encoding tRNA preQ1(34) S-adenosylmethionine ribosyltransferase-isomerase QueA, whose protein sequence is MRMDDTMGNTGNEQKHATSVSVTDKTERRIPAALSGGGTDGAAGTVPEDDRLESYRFHLPEDQIAQHPAPERGGSRLLVLDRRAEGKGGAGTLTHARFADLCDHLPEGCLLVANNSKVLPARLLGVRPTGGKVEFLLLTPLPLLEELAGGDGGKSDAAARKTDGLRDAGDGWYSVPAEGLLRASKKIRPGDSMDFGPDLRVEVIQPGDFGRSAVRLHWRGNLRQLFLQQGHLPLPPYIRRETSTGSQDAPEDRDRYQTVYADDSRLGSVAAPTAGLHFTDELRARLAATDRKWAEVTLYVGYGTFSPVRCADIRQHAMHREYIEVSEATAAAIRAAKAEGRPVVTVGTTSTRTLEGTVRACGEVRAFTGWTDIFIKPGYRFTVADHIITNFHLPESSLLMLVSAFAGRTRVLSAYEEAVAQGYRFFSYGDAMLLL, encoded by the coding sequence ATGCGTATGGATGACACGATGGGCAACACCGGAAACGAGCAGAAGCACGCCACCAGCGTATCCGTCACGGACAAAACCGAACGGCGGATACCCGCTGCCCTCTCCGGCGGCGGTACAGACGGCGCGGCAGGCACCGTGCCGGAAGACGACCGGCTGGAATCGTACCGCTTCCACCTACCGGAGGACCAGATCGCCCAGCACCCCGCACCCGAACGCGGCGGTTCGCGCCTGCTGGTGCTGGACCGCCGGGCAGAGGGAAAGGGTGGCGCGGGCACGCTGACCCACGCCCGCTTCGCGGACCTGTGCGACCATCTGCCGGAAGGCTGCCTGCTGGTGGCCAACAACTCCAAGGTGCTGCCCGCACGGCTGCTGGGGGTGCGGCCCACCGGCGGCAAGGTGGAATTCCTGCTGCTGACCCCCCTGCCCCTGCTGGAGGAGCTGGCCGGGGGCGACGGCGGGAAGAGCGACGCCGCCGCGCGCAAGACTGACGGCCTGCGCGATGCAGGCGACGGCTGGTACAGTGTGCCTGCCGAAGGGCTGCTGCGCGCTTCCAAGAAGATCCGCCCCGGCGACAGCATGGACTTTGGCCCGGACCTGCGGGTGGAAGTGATCCAGCCCGGCGATTTCGGGCGCAGCGCGGTGCGCCTGCATTGGCGGGGCAACCTGCGCCAGCTGTTCCTGCAACAGGGGCACCTGCCCCTGCCCCCGTACATCCGGCGCGAGACAAGCACAGGCAGCCAGGACGCCCCGGAAGACCGCGACCGCTACCAGACCGTGTACGCGGACGACAGCCGCCTTGGCTCGGTGGCAGCCCCCACCGCCGGGCTGCATTTTACCGACGAGTTGCGTGCCCGCCTGGCCGCCACGGACAGAAAATGGGCCGAGGTCACCCTGTACGTGGGCTACGGCACCTTCAGCCCGGTGCGCTGCGCGGACATCCGCCAGCATGCCATGCACCGCGAATACATCGAGGTGAGCGAGGCCACCGCCGCCGCCATCCGCGCGGCCAAGGCGGAAGGCAGGCCGGTGGTCACTGTGGGCACCACCTCCACCCGCACCCTGGAGGGCACGGTGCGTGCCTGCGGCGAGGTGCGCGCCTTCACCGGGTGGACGGACATCTTCATCAAGCCGGGTTACCGGTTCACGGTGGCAGACCACATCATCACCAACTTCCACCTGCCGGAATCGTCGCTGCTGATGCTGGTTTCCGCCTTTGCCGGGCGCACCAGGGTCTTGTCCGCCTACGAAGAAGCCGTGGCGCAAGGGTACCGGTTCTTCTCGTACGGCGATGCCATGCTGCTGCTCTGA
- a CDS encoding DUF2318 domain-containing protein, translated as MKLFRLILPVALVVLAPLAPLGISTSAHAFFGFGGKYETVQPQGETIRIKAADITPTAKFYALKDGTTEIRFFVVKGPDGTPRAALDACDVCWREGKGYRQEGANMVCENCGMVFNTARINEVRGGCNPHPLERTMDASGDLLLRVAELKAGARYFATARK; from the coding sequence ATGAAGCTTTTTCGTCTGATCCTTCCGGTCGCCCTCGTGGTGTTGGCCCCGCTTGCCCCGCTGGGAATATCCACCAGCGCCCATGCCTTTTTCGGGTTCGGCGGCAAGTACGAAACCGTGCAGCCGCAAGGCGAAACCATCCGCATCAAGGCCGCCGACATCACCCCCACGGCGAAGTTCTATGCCCTCAAGGACGGCACCACCGAAATCCGCTTTTTCGTGGTGAAGGGCCCCGACGGCACCCCCCGCGCCGCGCTGGACGCCTGCGACGTGTGCTGGCGCGAAGGCAAGGGCTACCGTCAGGAAGGGGCCAACATGGTGTGCGAGAACTGCGGCATGGTCTTCAACACCGCGCGCATCAACGAGGTGCGCGGCGGCTGTAACCCGCATCCGCTGGAACGCACCATGGATGCCAGCGGCGACCTGCTGCTGCGCGTGGCGGAGTTGAAGGCGGGGGCCAGGTATTTCGCCACCGCCAGAAAATAA
- a CDS encoding slipin family protein, which translates to MFELTTLLTPFAALAVLVLVASLKVLNEYERAVLFRLGRLIRPKGPGLIIVIPIIDRMVRVGMRVLTMDVPNQDVITRDNVSIQVNAVVYFRVVDPVKAINEVEDYLYATSQLAQTTLRSVCGGVELDDLLAHRDKVNQDIKALLDTQTEEWGIAVQSVELKHIDLPQEMQRAMAKQAEAERERRAKVISAEGEFQAADKLAQAAAIIATHPQALQLRYLQTIREMAAESSSTVLPIPLDLLRGLLPRE; encoded by the coding sequence ATGTTCGAACTGACCACCCTGCTTACCCCTTTCGCCGCCTTGGCCGTACTGGTGCTGGTGGCGTCGCTCAAGGTGCTCAACGAGTACGAGAGGGCCGTCCTGTTCCGCCTGGGGCGGCTCATCCGGCCCAAGGGGCCGGGCCTGATCATCGTCATACCCATCATCGACCGCATGGTGCGGGTAGGCATGCGGGTGCTGACCATGGATGTGCCCAATCAGGACGTCATTACCCGCGACAACGTGTCCATTCAGGTCAACGCCGTTGTCTACTTTCGTGTTGTCGACCCGGTGAAGGCCATCAACGAGGTGGAGGATTACCTGTACGCCACCTCGCAGCTTGCCCAGACCACCCTGCGCAGCGTGTGCGGTGGTGTGGAACTGGACGACCTGCTGGCCCACCGTGACAAGGTCAACCAGGACATCAAGGCGCTGCTGGATACCCAGACCGAGGAATGGGGCATTGCCGTGCAGTCGGTGGAACTGAAGCACATCGACCTGCCCCAGGAAATGCAGCGCGCCATGGCCAAGCAGGCAGAGGCGGAACGCGAACGCCGGGCCAAGGTCATCAGCGCCGAGGGCGAATTCCAGGCGGCGGACAAGCTGGCCCAGGCTGCGGCCATCATCGCGACGCACCCGCAGGCCTTGCAGCTTCGCTATCTGCAAACCATCCGCGAGATGGCGGCGGAAAGCTCCTCCACGGTGCTACCCATTCCGCTGGACCTGCTGCGCGGGCTGTTGCCCAGGGAGTAG
- the ybaK gene encoding Cys-tRNA(Pro) deacylase translates to MTPAIDRAKKAKIAYTIHEYTHDPAAESYGREAADKLGVDPARVFKTLVVAAGDGLVVAVVPVLHQLDLKQLARVVGAKKAAMADVAVAERVTGYVVGGVSPLGQKKRLPTVIDASAQEYPTVYVSAGRRGVEIELAPADLAALTGAAFAEVAA, encoded by the coding sequence ATGACTCCGGCCATCGACCGCGCCAAAAAGGCCAAGATCGCCTACACCATCCACGAATACACCCACGACCCGGCGGCGGAATCCTATGGCCGCGAGGCGGCGGACAAGCTGGGCGTGGACCCGGCCCGGGTGTTCAAGACCCTGGTGGTGGCCGCGGGCGACGGGCTGGTGGTGGCCGTGGTGCCCGTGCTGCACCAACTGGACCTGAAGCAGTTGGCCCGCGTGGTGGGCGCCAAGAAGGCCGCCATGGCCGACGTGGCCGTGGCCGAGCGCGTGACCGGCTACGTGGTGGGCGGGGTAAGCCCGCTGGGCCAGAAAAAGCGCCTGCCCACGGTCATCGACGCTTCCGCGCAGGAATACCCCACCGTCTACGTCAGCGCGGGGCGGCGGGGCGTGGAGATAGAACTTGCGCCAGCCGACCTTGCGGCGCTGACCGGGGCCGCATTCGCCGAGGTGGCGGCCTGA